A genome region from Bordetella genomosp. 10 includes the following:
- a CDS encoding SlyX family protein codes for MENIQELTRRIDELEIKASFADDMLEQLNQVILRQQREIDGLARQLADMRQQVDQAGSGTTLASLRDEIPPHY; via the coding sequence ATGGAAAACATTCAGGAATTGACGCGTCGCATCGACGAATTGGAAATCAAGGCATCGTTCGCCGACGACATGCTGGAGCAGCTCAACCAGGTCATCCTGCGCCAGCAGCGCGAGATCGACGGCCTGGCCCGCCAACTGGCGGACATGCGGCAGCAGGTGGACCAGGCCGGCAGCGGCACGACGCTGGCCAGCCTGCGCGACGAGATCCCGCCCCATTATTGA